One genomic region from Bacillus aquiflavi encodes:
- a CDS encoding site-specific integrase, giving the protein MTINNNLPLVDYTPSKSVKEARCGNNKFSDDIWDFKGFVEAPHWNDAKFRIDFTSFSQWESIKITIKKYIHSELLMNGFNSVKRKHSAFKQLIDFLNENHSIESFQDFTDNTIREYFQYLLKAISERGTPLSPMSIKKSAQVVKELLIRGGQRDWEVPTNTTKINSIYNELIINNKTLKEGTKFGVTNKVLPEEEVINSLIKTAREQLEKGEDVLTSASILLSTQLGLRISEVVLIQEGCLSVINGEYQITYLTSKTQKTPERVTRPANEIVVEAIRALEKHSKPLIRQFGEPYLFLTYTNRRKDPITIASHSNWTAKRLNPFIKKHDLRDEKGNLLKLTQHYFRHIFATYALKGGMKLHDVAEMMNHKSIMMTETYDHTKGQKQEVIKDILSGEIPVTTTNKIVLESLEGEENPFKGLTTDQVDKMRRALKIELLPHGMCLHHPMRGEPCEQDGVCLGCHEFIASARHLPVYEARLERVEQELNTLDNDKSIYTTKLRFQQGMLEKYVSDLQKKLAEKEFQEALLEVAGAKHDE; this is encoded by the coding sequence ATGACAATAAACAATAACTTGCCTTTGGTTGACTACACACCGTCTAAATCTGTAAAAGAAGCTCGTTGTGGCAATAACAAATTCTCAGATGATATTTGGGACTTTAAAGGCTTTGTGGAAGCTCCACATTGGAATGATGCCAAATTTCGAATAGACTTTACTTCTTTTAGTCAATGGGAATCTATCAAGATTACGATTAAAAAGTATATACATTCGGAATTACTCATGAACGGTTTCAATTCAGTGAAACGGAAGCATTCAGCATTTAAGCAACTTATTGACTTTTTAAATGAAAATCATAGTATTGAGTCTTTTCAAGACTTTACGGACAACACGATCCGAGAATACTTTCAATACTTGCTTAAAGCCATTAGTGAAAGAGGAACACCTCTTAGTCCAATGAGTATTAAAAAATCGGCACAAGTGGTAAAAGAATTGTTAATTCGAGGCGGCCAAAGAGATTGGGAAGTGCCGACAAACACTACCAAAATAAACAGCATATACAATGAATTAATCATTAATAACAAAACGCTTAAAGAGGGTACGAAGTTTGGTGTAACCAACAAGGTTCTACCCGAAGAAGAAGTTATTAACAGCCTAATTAAAACGGCAAGAGAACAGCTTGAAAAGGGTGAGGATGTCCTTACTTCTGCAAGTATCCTTCTTTCCACTCAGTTAGGTCTTCGTATAAGTGAAGTTGTACTAATTCAAGAAGGCTGTTTAAGTGTAATAAATGGTGAGTACCAAATAACTTATCTGACTTCGAAAACACAAAAAACGCCAGAACGGGTAACAAGACCTGCGAATGAAATAGTAGTTGAAGCAATTAGAGCCTTAGAGAAACACTCAAAACCTTTGATAAGGCAGTTCGGTGAACCATATCTCTTCTTAACTTATACAAACAGAAGAAAAGATCCAATCACCATTGCGAGTCACTCTAACTGGACAGCAAAAAGATTGAATCCCTTTATTAAAAAGCATGATTTGCGTGATGAAAAAGGAAATCTTTTAAAACTTACACAACACTATTTCAGACATATATTTGCGACTTATGCCCTTAAAGGTGGAATGAAACTCCACGATGTAGCTGAAATGATGAATCATAAGTCTATTATGATGACTGAGACTTATGACCATACAAAAGGACAAAAACAAGAGGTTATCAAGGATATTTTATCAGGTGAAATTCCAGTCACAACGACCAATAAAATCGTACTGGAATCATTGGAAGGCGAAGAAAATCCGTTTAAAGGACTTACTACTGATCAAGTTGATAAAATGCGAAGAGCATTAAAGATTGAGCTATTACCTCATGGTATGTGTTTACATCACCCAATGCGTGGTGAACCCTGCGAACAAGATGGAGTATGCTTGGGCTGTCATGAATTCATAGCATCCGCAAGACACTTGCCTGTTTACGAAGCAAGGCTCGAAAGAGTCGAACAAGAATTAAATACTCTTGATAATGATAAGAGCATTTACACAACAAAACTTCGTTTTCAGCAAGGGATGTTAGAAAAATATGTTTCGGATTTACAAAAGAAACTGGCAGAGAAGGAATTCCAAGAGGCTCTTTTAGAAGTGGCAGGTGCTAAACATGACGAATGA
- a CDS encoding DUF951 domain-containing protein: MGQKEFQLNDIVEMKKSHPCGTNQWKIIRMGMDIRIKCEGCGHSVLIPRKEFARKMKKVLQKYEES; the protein is encoded by the coding sequence ATGGGACAAAAGGAATTTCAACTGAATGATATAGTTGAAATGAAAAAATCGCATCCTTGTGGAACAAATCAATGGAAAATCATTCGAATGGGAATGGATATTCGAATAAAATGTGAAGGCTGCGGTCATAGCGTTTTAATACCACGTAAAGAGTTTGCGAGAAAAATGAAAAAAGTATTGCAGAAGTATGAAGAATCATAA
- the rpsR gene encoding 30S ribosomal protein S18, whose product MAGGRRGGRAKRRKVCYFTSHGITHIDYKDVDLLKKFISERGKILPRRVTGTSAKYQRKLTVAIKRARLMALLPYVTGE is encoded by the coding sequence ATGGCAGGAGGACGCAGAGGTGGTCGTGCAAAACGCCGGAAAGTGTGTTATTTCACATCACACGGTATTACACACATCGACTACAAAGATGTTGATCTTTTGAAAAAGTTTATTTCAGAACGCGGTAAAATTTTACCTCGTCGTGTAACTGGTACAAGTGCAAAATATCAACGTAAATTAACAGTAGCTATTAAACGTGCTCGTCTAATGGCACTATTACCATATGTTACAGGCGAATAA
- a CDS encoding DUF6262 family protein produces MTNEKKLTLAEQNRLRTTEKVIEALEKLKKGKDPITIKSVSEKANISRKTIYNRPDLKAMIEETQSLQSDLNSSKREERKPKGSSQAEQIKRLREKNKELVEDKKMILEQNVILTKKVTDLQNRIADLEDKLYSQANLKVVNLPHK; encoded by the coding sequence ATGACGAATGAGAAAAAACTAACTCTGGCAGAGCAAAATAGGCTCAGAACGACAGAGAAGGTCATAGAAGCTCTTGAAAAGTTGAAGAAGGGTAAAGATCCTATAACCATCAAAAGTGTTAGTGAGAAGGCAAATATATCACGAAAGACAATTTATAATCGACCTGATCTAAAGGCAATGATAGAGGAAACACAATCGCTACAAAGCGATTTAAACAGTTCTAAAAGGGAAGAACGTAAACCAAAGGGTTCAAGCCAAGCAGAGCAGATAAAACGTCTTAGAGAGAAGAATAAGGAGCTTGTAGAAGATAAGAAAATGATCTTAGAGCAAAATGTGATTCTCACTAAGAAAGTTACTGATTTACAAAATCGGATCGCTGACTTGGAAGATAAATTATATTCACAGGCTAATCTTAAAGTAGTGAATTTACCCCATAAATAA
- the ychF gene encoding redox-regulated ATPase YchF, with protein sequence MALTAGIVGLPNVGKSTLFNAITQAGAESANYPFCTIDPNVGMVEVPDHRLQKLTELVKPKKTVPTTFEFTDIAGIVKGASKGEGLGNQFLSHIRQVDAICHVVRCFADDNITHVAGNVDPISDIETINLELILADLETVDKRIGRVEKMAKQKDKDAMFEYEVLAKLKEAFEEEKPARTIEFTDDQMKVAKGLHLLTIKPVLYVANVGEDDVADPSENEYVQQVRTFAEQDHAEVIVVCAKIESEIAELDGDEKTMFLEELGIKESGLDQLIRAAYSLLGLATYFTAGVQEVRAWTFRKGMKAPQCAGIIHTDFERGFIRAETVSYDDLLAAGSMGAAREAGKVRLEGKEYEVQDGDVIHFRFNV encoded by the coding sequence ATGGCTTTAACGGCAGGGATAGTCGGTTTACCGAACGTTGGGAAATCGACGCTGTTTAATGCAATAACACAAGCAGGTGCAGAATCAGCTAATTACCCTTTCTGTACAATTGATCCAAATGTAGGAATGGTTGAAGTGCCAGATCATCGATTGCAAAAATTAACCGAACTTGTAAAGCCGAAGAAAACTGTGCCAACAACGTTTGAGTTTACTGATATTGCTGGGATTGTTAAAGGAGCAAGTAAAGGGGAAGGGCTCGGAAATCAATTTTTATCTCATATCCGGCAAGTGGATGCCATTTGTCATGTTGTTCGCTGTTTTGCTGACGACAATATAACTCACGTTGCTGGAAACGTAGATCCTATATCTGATATTGAGACAATTAATTTAGAGTTAATTTTAGCAGATCTTGAGACAGTAGATAAGCGAATCGGCCGGGTTGAAAAAATGGCGAAGCAGAAAGATAAAGATGCGATGTTTGAGTACGAAGTTTTAGCAAAGCTAAAAGAAGCGTTCGAAGAGGAAAAACCGGCTAGAACAATTGAATTTACAGATGATCAAATGAAAGTTGCAAAAGGGCTTCATCTTTTAACGATCAAACCAGTTTTGTATGTTGCGAATGTAGGAGAAGATGATGTTGCAGATCCATCCGAAAATGAATATGTACAACAAGTTAGAACATTTGCTGAGCAAGATCATGCTGAAGTGATCGTTGTATGTGCAAAAATTGAATCGGAAATTGCCGAGCTTGATGGTGATGAAAAGACAATGTTCCTTGAAGAATTAGGGATTAAGGAGTCTGGTCTTGATCAGTTGATTCGTGCAGCTTACAGTTTATTAGGGCTTGCAACCTATTTTACTGCAGGTGTTCAAGAAGTACGTGCTTGGACTTTTCGTAAGGGGATGAAAGCCCCTCAATGTGCCGGAATAATTCATACTGATTTTGAAAGAGGATTTATTCGTGCGGAAACAGTTTCTTATGATGATTTATTAGCCGCTGGATCAATGGGAGCCGCACGAGAAGCAGGGAAAGTTCGCTTAGAGGGGAAAGAATATGAAGTTCAAGACGGCGATGTGATTCATTTCCGATTTAATGTATAA
- the rpsF gene encoding 30S ribosomal protein S6, translated as MRKYEIMYIIRPNIEDEAKTALVERFDSIITENGGEVIESKDWGKRRLAYEINDFRDGYYRLMKVNATPDAVEEFSRLAKINEDIIRHLVIKEDE; from the coding sequence ATGAGAAAGTACGAAATTATGTACATCATCCGCCCAAATATTGAAGATGAAGCAAAGACAGCGCTTGTTGAGCGTTTCGATAGCATCATCACTGAAAATGGCGGAGAAGTAATCGAATCAAAGGATTGGGGTAAACGTCGTTTAGCATACGAAATCAATGATTTCCGCGACGGTTACTATCGCTTAATGAAAGTAAATGCTACACCTGATGCAGTTGAAGAATTCTCTCGTTTAGCAAAAATTAACGAAGATATTATTCGTCATCTTGTGATTAAAGAAGACGAATAA
- a CDS encoding tyrosine-type recombinase/integrase, producing the protein MTNVLPLIDMSKDTWVFPASEDLSPYTFRFDFLPNEWFKETIKKITKESITIGRLKLSTLHRYNYSLEVFFEYLEGYDIVLDTFEELTFDIVEGFIHYLLANVNKPQTRAISLASLKHHIKHGQLFEWGGFPLYEVFDGTEQRTLQTEDSLKSMLIDDNVMDSIDSSLRQMKSTLQPTLECLNDVVLWTLVTVVRHTGVRLTEALNLNKDCLRRDLLKKYLLEVVSSKNETERFIPVSKEVSVAIKMLIQATEELRSELKTDKLFYYFQPINKKYKPLRQVTARDWLRDKFIKRFDIRDSNGDLAVITFHQFRHQIGTDLLNNGLSTFEVMQYLGHESMHSTRLYAKVRNDKLTKEYKKIGFIGLVERKVDDIVDESGKKLDTEKRLMAQLPDGVCTKPINKKVVNCKKPNACLFCPKFITTPEFLEVHKDHLGRIRADKERYMAQDLMGSDYLLNETEKALEVIVSRLEALQQGVMVK; encoded by the coding sequence TTGACTAATGTACTTCCTCTTATTGATATGAGTAAAGACACTTGGGTATTTCCTGCAAGTGAGGATTTGTCTCCTTACACATTTCGGTTTGATTTTTTACCGAATGAATGGTTTAAGGAAACGATTAAGAAGATTACAAAAGAGTCGATTACAATTGGTAGGCTTAAACTCTCAACATTACACAGATACAACTATTCGTTAGAGGTATTCTTTGAGTATTTAGAGGGTTATGATATTGTTCTTGATACGTTTGAGGAACTTACATTTGATATTGTAGAAGGGTTTATTCACTACCTATTAGCAAATGTAAATAAACCGCAAACGAGAGCTATATCGTTAGCTTCATTGAAACATCATATTAAGCATGGTCAACTCTTTGAGTGGGGTGGATTTCCACTTTACGAAGTGTTTGATGGAACTGAACAACGTACTTTACAAACAGAGGACTCGTTGAAAAGTATGCTTATTGATGACAATGTAATGGATTCGATTGATTCTTCACTTCGCCAAATGAAATCAACATTACAGCCAACTTTAGAATGCTTAAATGATGTTGTTCTTTGGACTTTAGTTACTGTCGTTAGACATACAGGAGTACGTTTAACAGAGGCTTTAAACTTAAATAAAGACTGTTTAAGAAGAGACTTATTGAAGAAATATCTTCTGGAAGTAGTTAGTTCCAAAAATGAGACCGAAAGGTTTATTCCTGTTAGCAAAGAGGTTTCGGTAGCAATTAAAATGTTAATTCAAGCTACGGAAGAACTTCGTTCTGAATTGAAGACCGACAAATTATTTTATTATTTTCAACCTATAAACAAGAAATACAAGCCTTTGAGACAAGTAACTGCAAGGGATTGGTTGAGAGATAAGTTTATTAAACGGTTTGATATTCGGGATAGCAACGGTGATTTGGCGGTAATAACGTTTCACCAATTCCGTCATCAAATTGGAACCGATCTTCTAAATAACGGTCTTAGTACGTTTGAGGTTATGCAGTATTTGGGGCATGAGTCTATGCACTCTACTCGCCTATATGCCAAAGTCCGAAATGACAAACTCACGAAAGAGTATAAAAAGATTGGTTTTATTGGACTTGTAGAACGTAAGGTTGATGACATTGTAGATGAAAGTGGTAAAAAACTTGATACCGAAAAACGCTTAATGGCACAGCTTCCAGATGGTGTATGTACTAAACCGATAAACAAAAAGGTTGTAAATTGTAAAAAGCCAAATGCTTGTTTATTTTGCCCGAAGTTTATTACCACTCCTGAATTCCTTGAAGTTCATAAGGATCATTTGGGGCGTATAAGGGCAGATAAGGAACGATATATGGCACAAGACCTCATGGGTAGTGATTACCTCTTAAACGAGACTGAGAAGGCTTTAGAAGTGATTGTCAGCCGTTTAGAAGCCCTTCAACAAGGGGTGATGGTCAAATGA
- the ssb gene encoding single-stranded DNA-binding protein, giving the protein MMNRVVLVGRLTKDPELRYTPNGVPVATFTLAVNRTFTNQQGEREADFINCVVWRRQAENVANFLKKGSLAGIDGRIQTRNYEAQDGRRVYVTEVLAESVQFLEPRSASQDRGDTGFYSAPKEKEFSYGNTNQNQRSNQQGYTRTDNGDPFANTGQIDISDDDLPF; this is encoded by the coding sequence ATGATGAATCGTGTCGTACTAGTTGGACGGTTAACGAAAGATCCTGAGTTGCGTTATACGCCAAATGGAGTACCTGTTGCAACCTTTACACTTGCTGTGAATCGTACATTTACAAATCAACAAGGGGAACGAGAAGCAGACTTCATTAATTGTGTTGTGTGGCGTCGTCAAGCTGAAAATGTGGCGAATTTTTTGAAAAAAGGAAGTCTTGCTGGTATAGACGGTCGTATTCAAACTCGAAATTATGAAGCCCAAGATGGAAGACGTGTGTATGTAACAGAAGTATTGGCAGAAAGTGTTCAATTCCTTGAACCTAGAAGTGCATCTCAAGATCGAGGCGACACTGGTTTTTATAGTGCTCCAAAAGAAAAAGAGTTTTCATATGGAAACACTAATCAGAATCAACGTTCAAATCAACAAGGTTATACACGAACAGATAACGGAGATCCATTCGCAAATACTGGACAAATTGATATTTCCGATGATGATCTACCGTTTTGA
- a CDS encoding DUF554 domain-containing protein, whose translation MVLLGTIVNGICIMIGTLIGKLLHRIPEGIKATVMHGIALAVIVLGLQMGFKSTNFLIVILSIVIGAVIGEILALEAKLNALGIWLEKKVASKEQGSIAQGFVTATLIFVIGAMAIIGALDSGIRGDHAVLYTKAMIDGFTALILTTTLGIGVIFSVIPVVIYQGGIALFATQIDRLIPQELMDHFILEMTATGGLMIFAIGLNLLGVTKIRVANFLPGIIIVAILVSLLYGYERIF comes from the coding sequence ATGGTACTGCTTGGAACAATTGTAAATGGTATTTGTATTATGATAGGTACTTTAATCGGAAAACTGCTACATCGTATTCCCGAGGGAATAAAAGCAACAGTTATGCATGGAATAGCACTTGCTGTAATTGTCTTAGGGCTACAAATGGGCTTTAAAAGTACCAATTTTTTAATTGTTATTTTAAGTATTGTTATTGGTGCGGTAATTGGAGAAATATTAGCTTTAGAAGCAAAACTAAATGCGCTCGGAATTTGGTTAGAAAAGAAAGTTGCTTCAAAGGAGCAAGGCAGTATTGCACAAGGGTTTGTTACTGCGACGTTAATTTTTGTGATTGGAGCTATGGCAATTATAGGTGCATTGGATAGCGGTATTCGGGGAGATCATGCTGTTTTATATACAAAAGCAATGATAGATGGATTTACAGCATTAATATTAACAACAACGTTAGGAATCGGAGTTATTTTTTCAGTTATTCCAGTAGTCATATATCAAGGAGGAATAGCCCTCTTTGCTACCCAAATTGATCGTCTTATCCCGCAAGAACTTATGGATCATTTTATATTAGAAATGACGGCAACTGGTGGATTAATGATATTTGCAATCGGCCTTAATTTACTAGGTGTAACTAAAATTCGCGTTGCAAATTTCCTTCCAGGTATTATTATTGTTGCTATTCTCGTTTCATTATTGTACGGATATGAAAGAATCTTTTGA
- a CDS encoding ParB/RepB/Spo0J family partition protein, with product MAKGLGKGINALFTNIDVSKEETIREIKIKDLRPNPYQPRKAFRKEAIDELKQSIIEHGILQPIIARKSIKGYEIVVGERRYRAAKEAGLKEMPVVVRELSEQQMMELAVLENLQREDLTPIEEGAAYQMLMERLNLTQEELAQRLGKSRPHIANHIRLLSLPPQIQSLISEGKISMGHGRALLGLRKKDHLPAVVKKVLNEGLNVRQLELFIQKMNQNVSRETKKEKKERDIFIVEQESFLRERFGTTVHIKQSKNKGKIEIEFLSKEDLERILELLETTYSS from the coding sequence ATGGCTAAAGGGTTAGGAAAAGGAATCAATGCATTGTTTACGAATATTGACGTCAGCAAAGAAGAGACGATTCGTGAAATAAAAATAAAAGACCTTCGACCAAATCCATATCAACCAAGAAAGGCTTTCCGAAAAGAAGCGATTGATGAATTAAAGCAATCAATCATAGAACATGGAATTTTGCAACCGATTATTGCGAGAAAAAGCATTAAAGGCTATGAAATTGTAGTTGGTGAGAGGCGTTACCGTGCAGCTAAAGAAGCCGGCCTTAAAGAAATGCCAGTTGTTGTTCGCGAATTAAGCGAACAGCAAATGATGGAGTTAGCTGTTCTTGAAAATTTACAGCGTGAAGATTTAACTCCTATCGAAGAAGGAGCAGCTTATCAAATGCTAATGGAGCGATTAAACTTAACACAGGAAGAATTGGCACAACGCCTCGGAAAAAGCCGACCGCATATAGCGAACCACATTCGTTTACTTTCGCTGCCGCCCCAGATCCAATCACTCATTTCAGAAGGAAAAATATCGATGGGACATGGACGGGCTCTTCTTGGGTTACGGAAAAAAGATCATCTCCCTGCTGTAGTGAAGAAAGTTTTAAATGAAGGATTAAATGTCCGCCAATTAGAATTATTCATTCAAAAAATGAATCAAAATGTTTCACGTGAAACAAAAAAGGAGAAAAAAGAAAGAGACATTTTTATTGTGGAACAAGAATCATTTTTACGAGAAAGGTTTGGGACAACGGTTCATATTAAGCAATCTAAAAATAAAGGGAAAATTGAAATTGAATTTTTATCAAAGGAAGATTTAGAACGAATTCTCGAACTATTAGAAACGACTTATTCGTCATAA
- a CDS encoding YybS family protein produces MGNIHKLTEGALFLSIYAVLLLVFLYIPVLGVVVSLFLVFPFILMTVKNELKFSLVFLIAATLISLIVGTILAVPVTITYGTVGMVIGYLLKKENSRFAIYIGGSLALLINIVLQYVVAVSFFQLNFIEETIQVFRESTELSFEMLARMGQSPNEALQKQFEDTIKLMKTLAPSLFVLMAFIGMFVIQLVNMPILRRFHIQPPKWRPFCELTLPRSLLLYYLLTILIILLVKPAEDQFLYGALTNLSFILQALILLQGFAFIFYFSYSKGYSKAIPIIATILAFIIPIFLPIVRILGIIDLGFNLRQYVGTKK; encoded by the coding sequence GTGGGAAATATACATAAATTAACAGAAGGAGCACTGTTTTTATCTATTTATGCTGTTCTATTATTAGTTTTTTTATATATTCCGGTTCTTGGAGTGGTTGTTTCTTTATTTTTAGTGTTTCCTTTTATTTTAATGACAGTAAAAAATGAACTGAAGTTTTCCCTTGTTTTTTTAATCGCCGCTACGCTTATTTCCCTTATTGTTGGCACTATTTTAGCTGTCCCGGTAACGATTACTTATGGAACAGTTGGAATGGTCATTGGCTACTTATTGAAAAAAGAGAATAGCCGGTTTGCCATTTACATTGGCGGCTCACTCGCACTTTTAATTAATATCGTACTTCAGTATGTAGTTGCAGTTAGCTTCTTTCAACTTAATTTTATTGAAGAAACGATTCAAGTGTTTCGCGAGTCAACGGAACTGTCTTTTGAGATGTTAGCAAGAATGGGACAAAGTCCAAATGAAGCATTACAAAAGCAATTTGAAGATACAATAAAATTAATGAAGACGTTAGCACCGAGTTTGTTTGTATTAATGGCTTTTATCGGAATGTTTGTTATTCAGCTAGTAAATATGCCTATATTGAGACGTTTCCATATTCAACCTCCAAAGTGGAGACCGTTTTGTGAACTAACATTGCCAAGAAGTCTTTTATTGTATTATCTTTTAACTATTTTGATCATTTTATTAGTAAAACCAGCAGAAGATCAATTTTTATACGGTGCATTAACAAACCTTTCCTTTATTTTGCAAGCATTAATATTATTACAAGGGTTTGCGTTTATTTTTTACTTTAGTTATTCAAAAGGATATTCGAAGGCGATTCCAATTATTGCAACAATCTTAGCATTCATCATACCAAT
- the yyaC gene encoding spore protease YyaC, translated as MNIKPSFFDRRDDGVRIHYEKKNADYLIGKEIFNLIPVDSNRPIIIICIGTDRSTGDSLGPLIGTFLEEKMTRCFFIYGTLEDPIHAINLEEKIVEINNIHHHPFIIGIDACLGRLKSIGIVQIGKGPVKPGAGVNKELPAVGDIHLTGIVNVSGFMDFFVLQNTRLNLVLKMAKTIANGIYQASLTYYQKQTLAEINWNRKASQEHTP; from the coding sequence ATGAATATTAAACCAAGCTTTTTTGACAGACGAGATGATGGAGTACGTATTCATTATGAGAAAAAAAACGCAGATTACTTGATTGGTAAAGAAATATTCAATTTAATCCCAGTTGATAGTAACCGTCCCATCATTATTATTTGTATTGGTACAGATCGTTCTACTGGGGATTCATTAGGACCACTCATTGGTACATTTCTAGAAGAAAAAATGACCCGATGTTTTTTTATTTATGGAACTCTAGAAGATCCGATTCACGCAATTAATTTAGAGGAGAAAATCGTTGAAATAAATAACATTCATCATCATCCTTTTATTATTGGAATTGATGCATGTCTAGGCCGATTAAAAAGTATTGGCATCGTTCAAATCGGTAAAGGCCCTGTTAAACCAGGTGCTGGTGTTAATAAGGAGCTTCCAGCCGTCGGAGATATTCATTTGACAGGCATTGTAAATGTAAGTGGATTTATGGATTTTTTTGTATTGCAAAATACAAGACTTAATCTCGTTTTAAAAATGGCAAAGACGATCGCAAACGGAATATACCAAGCAAGCTTAACTTATTATCAAAAGCAAACTTTAGCTGAAATCAATTGGAATCGCAAAGCGAGCCAGGAACATACACCTTAA
- a CDS encoding tyrosine-type recombinase/integrase yields MKVEKTLSSFVLVDSNMRIISEVLDFTNTLESKGLSPNTVKSYLDDLKIFYLWLEREGLKFYEVKPSSITSFIEYIDSRKTSGRVAPATLNRYLATLSSFFRHFEAIGGFVEESPLVKVRGYAPHQNRGYFRHVTKNWDKGLQSYFRRKLKKKSDRKRLYSNTVQKYYQAVDMLWGKNESLMFRNKLMFRVLYETGFRVSELLHLRISDYDYPDPTEKTGNIYLIERENEPLDRQLKSGERTIPVSWKLLQALEDYVLFHRPQKDDIDYIFVSHSTSNLGEPIGRTSVEDVLNEIQEESGIEYFRLTPHSLRHTHASELQDIGVDVNVIRERLGHQSIATTAKYAKPSVKTLAMAHERYLESKRGELLD; encoded by the coding sequence TTGAAGGTTGAAAAAACCCTGTCATCCTTTGTGTTAGTGGATTCTAACATGAGGATTATTTCAGAGGTTTTAGATTTTACGAATACTCTGGAAAGCAAAGGATTGTCACCCAATACGGTAAAAAGTTATTTAGATGATTTGAAGATCTTCTATCTATGGCTTGAACGGGAAGGGTTAAAGTTCTATGAAGTGAAGCCATCATCCATAACCAGTTTCATTGAATACATCGACAGCAGAAAAACAAGTGGGAGAGTTGCCCCTGCAACGCTTAATAGATACTTGGCAACATTAAGCTCGTTTTTCAGACACTTTGAAGCTATTGGGGGATTTGTAGAAGAATCACCATTAGTCAAAGTAAGAGGCTATGCACCACATCAGAACAGAGGTTATTTTCGTCATGTAACGAAGAATTGGGATAAAGGTCTTCAAAGTTACTTTAGAAGAAAGTTAAAAAAAAAAAGTGACAGAAAGAGACTATATTCTAATACGGTGCAGAAGTATTACCAAGCTGTTGATATGCTTTGGGGGAAAAACGAATCTTTAATGTTTCGGAACAAGCTGATGTTTCGAGTGTTATATGAAACGGGATTTAGGGTGTCTGAGCTATTACACCTTAGAATTAGTGATTATGACTATCCTGATCCAACAGAGAAAACAGGTAATATTTATCTAATTGAGAGGGAAAATGAACCCCTTGATAGGCAATTGAAATCAGGCGAAAGAACCATACCTGTGTCATGGAAATTGTTACAGGCGTTAGAGGATTATGTTCTATTCCATCGCCCTCAAAAAGATGATATTGATTATATCTTTGTGTCACACTCTACGAGTAATTTAGGAGAACCGATTGGTAGAACCTCGGTGGAAGATGTGTTAAATGAAATTCAAGAGGAAAGTGGAATTGAATACTTCCGTTTAACACCACATTCTTTGAGACATACACACGCTTCCGAATTACAGGATATTGGAGTGGATGTAAATGTCATAAGAGAACGATTAGGACATCAGAGCATCGCTACTACAGCTAAATACGCAAAGCCTTCTGTTAAGACATTAGCAATGGCTCATGAGCGTTATTTAGAAAGTAAGAGGGGTGAGCTACTTGACTAA